A stretch of the Conger conger chromosome 3, fConCon1.1, whole genome shotgun sequence genome encodes the following:
- the mblac1 gene encoding metallo-beta-lactamase domain-containing protein 1: MALPEKVNSACALTTELLKVGPDIMGQPYNISILKEGYCLPQPNGSTRADGTISLLQGPKIILVDTGGPWDRDFLLVRLKEKSIDPDDINIVVGTHGHSDHVGNLGLFPGATMVVGCDISQGDLYLPNKLAEGEPYPIDEHVSILPTPGHTGRDVSVLVKGTSVGTVLVAGDLFECCTDGDTWRELSENPAVQEVNRQKALQTANVIIPGHGGPFRVCMDVGGR, translated from the exons ATGGCCctgccagagaaagtaaatTCAGCTTGTGCTCTTACCACCGAGCTCTTGAAAGTTGGCCCGGATATAATGGGCCAGCCGTACAATATCTCCATATTAAAAGAGGGTTACTGTTTACCACAGCCAAATGGATCGACACGAGCAGACGGCACCATATCTCTACTGCAGGGACCAAAGATAATTTTGGTAGATACAGGCGGACCCTGGGATCGGGACTTCCTTTTGGTTCGATTAAAGGAGAAAAGTATTGATCCAGATGACATAAATATTGTGGTCGGCACTCATGGACACTCAGACCACGTGGGGAATTTGGGGCTATTCCCTGGAGCGACAATGGTTGTGGGGTGCGACATTAGCCAAGGAGACCTTTACTTGCCCAACAAGCTGGCTGAGGGAGAACCATATCCTATTGATGAACAC GTGTCAATACTGCCAACACCAGGTCACACTGGCCGAGATGTAAGTGTACTGGTGAAAGGAACCTCAGTGGGGACTGTGCTGGTGGCAGGGGACTTGTTTGAATGCTGCACTGATGGTGACACCTGGCGGGAGCTTAGTGAGAATCCAGCGGTACAGGAGGTCAACCGTCAAAAGGCTTTGCAGACTGCCAATGTAATCATCCCAGGACATGGTGGCCCATTCAGAGTGTGCATGGATGTTGGGGGCAGATAA
- the mpdu1b gene encoding mannose-P-dolichol utilization defect 1b, with the protein MATSMMETFKGFLLTYFMPEKCFDEFFLNLNFLDVPCLKIVVSKALGIGIILGSVMVKLPQVFKLMGAKSAEGLSFNSILLELFAITGTMAYSISHNFPFSAWGEALFLMLQTVVIGFLIQHYRGNTITGVGFIVLYFAVVCVVLSPVTPLLVITMMQTSNMPAVIVGRLIQAGTNFSNGHTGQLSAISVFLLFAGSLARIFTSVQETGDSLMALTYVISSCCNGLIAAQVLYYWNCDPSLKKKQE; encoded by the exons ATGGCGACGTCCATGATGGAGACGTTTAAAGGGTTTCTATTGACGTATTTTATGCCGGAAAAATGTTTTGATGAGTTTTTTCTCAACTTAAATTTTTTAGATG TGCCATGTCTGAAGATTGTCGTAAGCAAAGCTCTTGGAATTGGGATCATACTGGGGTCTGTAATGG TTAAGTTGCCACAGGTCTTCAAGCTGATGGGGGCAAAGAGTGCTGAGGGCCTAAGCTTCAACTCCATCTTATTGGAGCTGTTTGCCATCACTGGTACCATGGCCTACAGTATTTCCCACAACTTCCCCTTCAG tgcATGGGGTGAAGCCCTGTTCCTCATGCTTCAGACTGTGGTTATTGGTTTCCTCATACAACACTACCGGGGAAACACTATCACAG GAGTGGGATTCATAGTGCTGTACTTCGCTGTTGTATGTGTCGTTTTGTCCCCGGTGACTCCCCTGTTGGTCATTACCATGATGCAGACTTCTAACATGCCTGCAGTAATTGTGGGTCGG CTCATTCAGGCTGGAACCAACTTCAGCAATGGCCACACTGGCCAGCTCTCTGCCATCTCCGTCTTCCTGCTGTTTGCTGGTTCTTTGGCTCGCATCTTCACCTCTGTGCAG GAGACCGGAGACTCCCTGATGGCCCTGACCTATGTCATCTCTTCCTGCTGTAACGGCCTTATTGCTGCTCAGGTTCTTTACTACTGGAATTGTGACCCCAGCCTCAAAAAGAAGCAGGAGTAG